In one Rutidosis leptorrhynchoides isolate AG116_Rl617_1_P2 chromosome 8, CSIRO_AGI_Rlap_v1, whole genome shotgun sequence genomic region, the following are encoded:
- the LOC139863352 gene encoding uncharacterized protein, giving the protein MRLASWNTRGLGNKSRGRMAGALVNLFQVEFLAIQETMVQSVSQPVLNEVWRHYAFDAIQVGATGRSGGLVSIWRSDFFSLIKCWKTKYWIATIMRYLPSNNLILIVNVYAPQQEQAKKIVWSQLTIVAHNWPGPLCYLGDFNAVVSPDERLREIIDYRSIANFNNFIINANLIDQVLVNDDFTWEGPGWAAFVISKNLRLLKFDLKAWCVTQRSQPSVDLKQAESEITRLKTLFKQRDLIDIEMNDLVSLKKLKKQLAIKLESKHRLHSRLLWLKLGDKNSRFFHLVSEIKQQSSFIAGMQINNKWEEDPSIVKEFAISFYDNLFSRSNSTCSLSDSEWASLNLHHLSAQQRLGLESVFESKELEGVISGFDGNKTPGPDGFTLQFFKKSWHFLEDNIMEVFDQFYVKPSFPKGFNSSFIVLIPKSNPAKTIDQLRPISLINATYKILAKTLANRLKNVIPSIISENQNGLVPSRLLIDGVMVVNEVVHMAKKKKNPIILLKIDFSKAYDCVSHEFLFIVLEKLGFGAKFISWIKTCISNINFSVLLNGSPSREGVMNRGLRQGDHLSSFLFIIVAEVLSKLLSLDLSNGSLSGCHFGNGQKINHSQFANDTIIFAHPSVQELNRIKYVLYLFYKLSGLQMNAIKTTMCGIHVSRDDMMSFSAIFDCKVGVFPLEYLGIPIGFNRDRIAMWNPILLKFKKKLAGWKGRCHSFGGHLVMVNAVISNLPIHYMSIYKAPVSILKQLERYRRNFLWGGDCLKKKTYLVKWESVCLPKDMGGLGITPLRLKNVALLAKWWSKLNSSKLSLWKSIVVSSFGPSFRGKVMNDVSSLRLSLLSPIWRDLINLHKDEFSKSIVGSNIWKWKVGNGACILFWYDSWANGHTLKDDFLSLFLICSDHLLTVNQARWPSDCDQPHVEWVLHFNRTLDSYECAKWIELKSFLSAFSFNDNVPDRILWNDNACESFLVADAVRIIIQTGSNIAPVWPKVIWNNNVPSKVMLFHWLTIKKSIPVRVVLANRHILPSNISKLCVWCMLEEETIEHLLLHCNWSFKIWAELFRWWNIRWVIPSSIEEFLFDWYYGMGINASKFWKMIGPATLWAIWIAQNDIIFNGKFTCRSVIVRNIKLKVFLWASNLKFCHGLQSYVWEQNPFLLCL; this is encoded by the exons ATGAGGCTCGCCTCATGGAATACCCGGGGCCTCGGTAACAAATCAAGAGGTCGTATGGCGGGTGCTTTAGTTAATCTCTTTCAAGTAGAATTTCTAGCTATTCAAGAAACCATGGTCCAATCCGTTTCTCAACCCGTATTAAATGAAGTTTGGAGACATTATGCATTTGATGCGATTCAAGTGGGTGCCACGGGTCGGTCGGGTGGATTGGTGTCAATTTGGAGATCCGATTTTTTCTCTTTAATCAAGTGTTGGAAGACGAAATATTGGATTGCCACCATCATGAGGTATTTACCTTCTAACAACCTCATTCTTATTGTTAACGTGTATGCACCACAACAAGAACAAGCTAAAAAGATTGTTTGGTCCCAACTCACCATTGTGGCCCATAATTGGCCGGGGCCTTTATGTTATTTGGGCGATTTCAATGCGGTTGTTTCTCCGGATGAAAGACTACGCGAAATTATTGATTATCGTAGTATTGCTAACTTCAACAATTTTATCATAAACGCTAATCTAATTGATCAAGTTTTGGTTAATGATGACTTTACTTGGGAAGGGCC TGGTTGGGCGGCGTTCGTTATAAGCAAGAATCTTAGACTGTTAAAATTCGATCTTAAAGCATGGTGTGTTACACAAAGATCACAACCCTCTGTTGATCTCAAGCAAGCAGAATCTGAAATCACTCGGCTAAAAACTTTGTTCAAACAGCGGGATCTTATCGATATAGAGATGAATGATCTGGTTTCCCTCAAAAAGTTAAAAAAGCAGTTGGCAATCAAGCTTGAATCTAAACATCGACTTCATTCTAGGCTTTTATGGCTTAAACTTGGTGACAAAAATTCAAGATTTTTTCACCTAGTTTCAGAAATCAAACAACAATCATCCTTTATTGCGGGAATGCAAATTAACAATAAGTGGGAAGAAGATCCGTCCATTGTTAAAGAGTTCGCAATTTCGTTTTATGATAATCTTTTTTCAAGAAGCAACAGTACGTGTTCTCTTTCTGATTCTGAATGGGCCTCGTTAAATTTGCACCATTTGTCGGCCCAGCAGCGTCTTGGTCTTGAATCTGTCTTCGAATCTAAAGAATTAGAAGGGGTTATTAGTGGCTTCGATGGCAATAAAACACCGGGTCCGGACGGTTTTACTTTGCAATTCTTTAAAAAATCATGGCATTTTTTAGAAGATAATATCATGGAAGTATTTGATCAATTTTATGTTAAACCTTCGTTCCCAAAAGGTTTCAATTCATCATTTATAGTGTTGATTCCTAAATCCAACCCGGCCAAGACGATAGATCAATTAAGACCCATTAGTCTCATTAATGCTACTTACAAGATTTTAGCCAAGACTCTTGCAAATCGCTTAAAGAATGTTATTCCCTCAATCATTAGCGAAAACCAAAATGGGCTTGTTCCTTCTAGACTTTTGATAGATGGAGTGATGGTCGTCAATGAAGTGGTACACATGGCTAAGAAAAAAAAGAATCCAATTATTCTTTTGAAAATCGATTTTTCAAAAGCCTACGATTGTGTATCGCATGAGTTCTTATTCATTGTTCTTGAGAAGTTAGGATTTGGTGCTAAGTTCATTTCTTGGATTAAAACATGCATCTCAAACATCAACTTTTCGGTTCTTTTGAATGGCTCTCCCTCCCGTGAAGGTGTTATGAATCGTGGTTTGAGACAAGGTGATCATTTGTCTTCCTTCTTGTTTATCATTGTCGCGGAAGTTCTTAGCAAGCTTCTTTCTTTAGACTTATCTAATGGGTCTTTGAGTGGTTGCCACTTCGGTAACGGGCAAAAAATTAATCACTCGCAATTTGCGAACGACACCATCATTTTTGCTCATCCTTCCGTCCAAGAATTAAATCGCATCAAGTATGTTTTGTACCTTTTTTACAAACTTTCCGGTCTTCAAATGAATGCAATAAAAACAACCATGTGTGGTATTCATGTTTCAAGGGATGACATGATGTCTTTCTCGGCCATTTTTGATTGTAAAGTTGGCGTTTTTCCCTTGGAATACTTGGGCATTCCTATCGGCTTCAATAGAGATAGAATTGCTATGTGGAATCCTATTCTCCTAAAGTTTAAGAAAAAACTAGCGGGTTGGAAAGGAAGGTGTCACTCTTTCGGAGGGCACCTTGTTATGGTTAACGCGGTTATATCCAACCTCCCTATTCATTACATGTCAATTTACAAAGCTCCCGTTTCTATATTAAAACAACTCGAGAGATATCGTAGGAATTTTCTTTGGGGTGGAGATTGTCTCAAAAAGAAAACTTACCTTGTTAAATGGGAGTCGGTGTGCTTACCGAAAGATATGGGGGGTTTGGGTATTACTCCTTTACGGTTAAAAAATGTCGCCTTACTTGCAAAGTGGTGGTCAAAATTAAATTCTAGCAAGCTCTCTCTTTGGAAATCCATTGTAGTCTCGTCTTTTGGTCCTTCGTTTCGGGGAAAAGTTATGAACGACGTTTCTTCCTTACGTTTATCACTTCTTTCCCCTATTTGGAGGGACTTGATCAATTTGCATAAAGACGAATTTTCAAAAAGCATTGTGGGTTCCAATATTTGGAAATGGAAGGTTGGGAATGGGGCGTGTATTCTCTTTTGGTATGACTCTTGGGCCAACGGGCATACGTTGAAGGATGACTTTCTCTCCCTTTTTCTCATTTGCTCCGATCACCTGCTCACTGTTAACCAGGCACGATGGCCCTCTGATTGTGACCAGCCTCATGTTGAATGGGTTTTACATTTCAACAGAACACTTGACTCTTATGAGTGTGCTAAATGGATTGAGCTAAAATCTTTCCTCTCTGCCTTTTCTTTTAATGACAATGTCCCGGATCGTATTTTATGGAATGACAATGCGTGTGAATCTTTTTTGGTTGCGGATGCCGTACGTATTATTATTCAAACCGGGTCCAATATTGCTCCGGTTTGGCCCAAAGTCATTTGGAACAATAACGTGCCCTCCAAAGTCATGCTTTTCCATTGGTTGACGATAAAGAAGAGCATCCCGGTACGTGTCGTTTTAGCTAATAGACATATTCTTCCTTCCAATATTTCAAAATTGTGTGTATGGTGCATGCTTGAAGAAGAAACGATTGAACATCTCCTTCTCCATTGCAATTGGTCTTTTAAAATTTGGGCCGAGTTGTTCCGGTGGTGGAATATTAGGTGGGTCATTCCAAGCTCGATTGAAGAATTTTTGTTCGATTGGTATTACGGTATGGGAATCAATGCCTCCAAGTTTTGGAAGATGATTGGTCCCGCAACATTATGGGCCATTTGGATCGCTCAGAACGATATCATCTTCAACGGGAAGTTCACTTGTCGTTCGGTCATAGTGCGCAACATAAAGCTCAAAGTCTTCCTATGGGCTTCCAATCTCAAGTTTTGTCACGGCTTGCAATCCTACGTTTGGGAGCAAAATCCCTTTTTATTATGCCTTTAA
- the LOC139861923 gene encoding probable aquaporin PIP2-5, translated as MSKEVPEQGSFSSKDYHDPPPAPLIDPAELTKWSFYRAVIAEFVATLLFLYVTVLTVIGYKSTTDPALNTDQCGGVGLLGIAWAFGGMIFVLVYCTAGISGGHINPAVTFGLFLARKVSLIRAFMYMVAQCLGAICGVGLVKALNKHLYNHNGGGANSLADGYNKGTGLGAEIIGTFVLVYTVFSATDPKRSARDSHVPVLAPLPIGFAVFMVHLATIPITGTGINPARSFGAAVIFNSEKVWDDQWIFWVGPFIGAAIAAFYHQFILRAGAVKALGSFRSSTHV; from the exons ATGTCGAAAGAAGTGCCGGAGCAAGGTTCATTCTCCTCCAAAGACTACCATGATCCACCACCGGCGCCGTTGATTGACCCGGCAGAGTTAACCAAGTGGTCGTTTTATAGAGCTGTTATTGCTGAATTTGTTGCAACACTTTTGTTCCTCTATGTAACTGTTTTAACTGTTATTGGCTACAAAAGTACTACTGACCCTGCCCTTAACACAGACCAGTGTGGCGGTGTTGGTCTTCTTGGTATTGCTTGGGCTTTTGGTGGCATGATCTTTGTTCTTGTTTACTGCACTGCCGGTATTTCTG GTGGTCACATAAACCCAGCGGTGACATTTGGTTTGTTTCTGGCTCGAAAAGTTTCACTGATCCGGGCGTTTATGTACATGGTGGCTCAGTGTTTAGGAGCCATTTGTGGTGTGGGTTTAGTGAAGGCTCTCAATAAACATCTTTACAACCACAACGGTGGAGGAGCCAACTCACTTGCTGACGGCTACAATAAAGGCACCGGTCTCGGTGCTGAGATCATCGGAACTTTTGTTCTTGTTTACACCGTTTTCTCTGCAACCGACCCCAAAAGGAGTGCACGTGACTCTCATGTTCCC GTTTTGGCACCACTTCCTATTGGGTTCGCTGTGTTCATGGTTCACCTTGCTACTATTCCGATCACTGGCACCGGTATTAACCCGGCTCGTAGTTTTGGAGCTGCAGTTATCTTTAACAGCGAGAAAGTGTGGGATGATCAG TGGATATTCTGGGTGGGACCATTTATTGGAGCAGCAATTGCGGCTTTTTACCACCAATTCATATTGAGAGCTGGTGCAGTTAAAGCTCTAGGATCATTCAGAAGCAGCACCCATGTTTAA